Proteins co-encoded in one Candidatus Stoquefichus sp. SB1 genomic window:
- a CDS encoding SOS response-associated peptidase gives MCGRYYFDGETYQLVGNIVQDNQVEYDDIKCDFNPGENIPVILFEDEKFVLKPMKWGYSINTSSQRVINARCETLLEKPMFSHDAREHRCLIPAKGFYEWDTHKHKFAVESPNNQYLLMAGIYRVKENEVTIITTAANDAIKPIHSRMPLIILEEDIQRWLLDEHYLEMFLASSGEDLNIVSGQMQQSLFE, from the coding sequence ATGTGTGGAAGATATTACTTTGATGGTGAAACCTATCAATTGGTTGGAAATATTGTTCAAGATAATCAGGTTGAATATGATGATATCAAGTGTGATTTTAATCCAGGTGAAAATATTCCTGTTATTTTATTTGAAGATGAAAAATTTGTTTTAAAACCTATGAAATGGGGATATTCAATCAATACAAGTTCTCAAAGAGTGATTAATGCACGTTGTGAAACATTGCTAGAAAAACCAATGTTTTCACATGATGCAAGAGAGCATCGCTGTCTTATCCCAGCAAAAGGGTTCTATGAATGGGATACTCATAAACATAAGTTTGCAGTTGAATCACCAAATAATCAATATCTACTGATGGCTGGAATTTATCGTGTCAAAGAAAATGAAGTGACGATTATTACAACAGCTGCTAATGATGCCATTAAACCTATTCACTCTCGTATGCCCTTAATCATTTTAGAAGAAGATATCCAAAGATGGTTATTAGATGAACATTATTTAGAAATGTTTTTAGCTTCATCAGGAGAAGACTTAAATATTGTTTCAGGACAAATGCAGCAATCATTATTTGAATAA
- the bcp gene encoding thioredoxin-dependent thiol peroxidase has product MLEVGTKAPDFTLLNQNGESVSLSDYQGKKVILYFYPKDNTPGCTKQACGFAENYPQFQEKDAVILGVSKDSVKSHKKFEEKYQLPFQLLSDPEKSVIETYDVFKEKNMYGKKVMGVVRTTYLINEEGIIEKAFDKVKAAENPNQMLNEL; this is encoded by the coding sequence ATGTTAGAAGTAGGCACAAAGGCACCTGATTTTACATTATTAAATCAAAATGGTGAAAGTGTTTCTTTAAGTGATTATCAAGGGAAAAAGGTGATTTTGTATTTCTATCCTAAAGATAATACACCAGGATGTACAAAACAAGCATGTGGATTTGCTGAAAATTACCCACAATTTCAAGAAAAAGATGCAGTCATCTTAGGTGTTAGTAAAGATTCAGTGAAATCACATAAGAAGTTTGAAGAAAAATATCAATTACCATTTCAATTATTATCTGATCCTGAAAAATCAGTCATTGAAACTTATGATGTTTTCAAAGAAAAAAACATGTATGGTAAAAAGGTTATGGGTGTTGTAAGAACAACTTATCTTATTAATGAAGAAGGAATTATTGAAAAAGCTTTTGATAAGGTCAAAGCAGCTGAAAATCCTAACCAGATGTTAAATGAATTATAG
- a CDS encoding Cof-type HAD-IIB family hydrolase: protein MIKLIATDMDGTFLDSQKNFDKEFIDLFYKMKEKKIKFVIASGNQYYRLYQKFLPLSEQMYFIAENGSYIAQGATELCCDIIQPKTVEKLKYILSKESRIFVVLCGKKGAYILKDYFAYRQEIKKYYCAYAFINSFDEIDDDIMKIAIYDMEHHIEQIIEPIQKQLPDDVKVVTSGNEWMDIQNKNINKGVAIKYLQLLYKITSQECAAFGDQMNDYEMLQEVKYAFAMSNAVKPIQDIAYEVIGSHDEQSVIAKIKELLNEEL, encoded by the coding sequence GTGATTAAATTAATAGCAACTGATATGGATGGAACATTTTTAGATTCACAAAAAAACTTTGATAAAGAGTTTATTGATTTATTTTATAAGATGAAAGAAAAAAAGATAAAATTTGTAATAGCAAGTGGAAATCAATATTATCGTTTATATCAAAAGTTTCTTCCATTAAGTGAACAAATGTATTTTATAGCTGAAAATGGAAGTTATATAGCACAAGGAGCAACAGAACTTTGTTGTGATATTATCCAACCAAAAACTGTTGAAAAGTTAAAATATATTTTATCTAAAGAATCTAGAATTTTTGTTGTATTGTGTGGTAAAAAAGGAGCTTATATTCTTAAAGATTATTTTGCCTATCGTCAGGAAATAAAAAAATATTATTGTGCTTATGCTTTTATTAATTCTTTTGATGAAATTGATGATGATATTATGAAGATTGCTATTTATGATATGGAACATCATATTGAACAAATTATTGAACCTATTCAAAAACAATTACCAGACGATGTTAAAGTTGTAACTTCTGGTAATGAATGGATGGATATTCAAAATAAGAATATAAACAAAGGGGTAGCAATTAAATACTTACAACTGCTTTATAAAATAACATCTCAAGAATGTGCGGCTTTTGGAGATCAGATGAATGACTACGAAATGCTACAAGAGGTTAAATATGCTTTTGCAATGAGTAATGCAGTGAAACCAATTCAAGATATTGCTTATGAAGTTATTGGTTCACATGATGAACAAAGTGTTATTGCAAAAATAAAAGAATTGCTAAATGAGGAGTTATAG
- a CDS encoding HAD family hydrolase: protein MKNLKVIAMDMDGTLLTANQEILPYTKEVLMKLQKRGISLVLASGRDIDSLKKIGQKLNLSDYSQNGYICLNGLEIYDAKGNQLHQEKKLQFEDASVLANLAKTHHIDMILFFEECLYIMDFGETGITEHHFMSSKKYKTRDISQIPSSLFKDLRKVAFIQKETLINEVIPILQKDYNHQFDICKVEPDWVEINPYGMNKGTALMKYAKIKNISTQHVLAFGNGENDISMLKLAGKGIAMANSFENVKAIADDICGDNEHDGIGIYLQALL from the coding sequence ATGAAGAATTTAAAAGTGATAGCAATGGATATGGATGGGACATTACTCACAGCTAATCAGGAAATCTTACCTTATACAAAAGAAGTTCTCATGAAGTTACAAAAAAGAGGTATTTCATTAGTGCTTGCTAGTGGGAGAGATATTGATAGTTTAAAGAAAATTGGTCAGAAATTAAATTTGTCTGATTATTCTCAAAATGGTTATATTTGTTTAAATGGTTTGGAAATATATGATGCAAAAGGGAATCAATTGCATCAAGAGAAAAAACTTCAATTTGAAGATGCAAGTGTTTTAGCAAACCTTGCGAAAACACATCATATAGATATGATTCTTTTCTTTGAAGAATGTCTTTATATTATGGATTTTGGTGAAACTGGTATAACAGAACATCATTTCATGAGTTCAAAAAAATATAAAACTAGAGATATTTCACAAATTCCCTCATCACTATTTAAAGATTTAAGAAAAGTTGCTTTTATTCAAAAAGAAACACTTATTAATGAAGTTATACCAATTTTACAGAAAGACTACAATCATCAATTTGATATTTGTAAAGTAGAACCTGATTGGGTAGAAATCAATCCTTATGGCATGAATAAAGGAACTGCATTAATGAAATATGCTAAAATCAAAAATATTTCAACTCAACATGTATTAGCTTTTGGTAATGGAGAAAATGATATTTCTATGTTAAAATTAGCAGGAAAAGGTATAGCAATGGCTAATTCTTTTGAAAATGTAAAAGCTATTGCTGATGATATTTGTGGAGATAATGAACATGATGGAATTGGGATATATCTTCAAGCGTTATTATAA
- a CDS encoding PD-(D/E)XK nuclease family transposase — protein MSFLICENSTDYLDSIARLRLMDDDFMRIVFKDEDVVRQFLEIILERKVDIIECHAQYDINNILGRSISIDVLVRDGDDYINIEVQRDTKGAHPKRARFHGSLIDANTSFPNEQWDELPNVIIIFITETDVLGYGLPIYHSRYRIDENNERLDEGTEIIYVNASIQEDTALGRLMHDMFCTDPKDIHYEFLRKRVRYYKENEGGKRKMCEIWEEIRRKGIIEGEARGKAIGEANGEIKGILKSIHKLIAKNGYTLKEALDFLDIPEDEQSKYIEKFIS, from the coding sequence ATGAGTTTTTTGATTTGTGAAAACAGTACTGATTATCTTGATTCCATTGCTAGACTGAGGTTGATGGATGATGACTTCATGAGGATTGTCTTTAAGGATGAGGATGTTGTCAGACAGTTTCTTGAAATTATCCTTGAAAGGAAAGTTGATATTATTGAATGTCATGCTCAGTATGATATCAATAATATTCTGGGTAGATCTATCAGTATTGATGTACTTGTCAGAGATGGTGATGACTATATCAACATTGAAGTACAGAGAGATACCAAAGGAGCGCATCCTAAAAGAGCGAGGTTTCATGGAAGCCTAATAGATGCGAATACATCGTTTCCCAATGAACAATGGGATGAGTTACCTAATGTCATTATTATCTTTATAACAGAGACAGATGTATTGGGATATGGATTACCAATCTATCACAGTCGTTATAGAATTGATGAGAATAACGAGAGACTTGATGAAGGAACTGAGATTATCTATGTGAATGCAAGCATTCAGGAGGATACAGCACTAGGGAGATTAATGCATGATATGTTCTGTACTGATCCAAAAGATATTCATTATGAGTTTCTAAGAAAGAGAGTAAGATATTACAAAGAAAATGAAGGAGGGAAAAGAAAGATGTGTGAGATATGGGAAGAAATCAGAAGAAAAGGAATCATTGAGGGAGAAGCAAGAGGAAAAGCTATTGGAGAAGCGAACGGAGAGATCAAAGGAATCCTGAAATCAATTCACAAACTTATAGCTAAAAATGGGTATACATTAAAAGAAGCATTAGATTTCTTAGATATTCCTGAAGATGAACAATCTAAGTACATAGAAAAATTCATTTCATAA
- a CDS encoding YkvA family protein gives MHIKESVQKLKADIPVVYLVLKDKETPFFAKLLAGITVVYALSPIDLIPDFIPVLGYLDDVIILPFFIICTIKLIPKEIWQRNQLLAIDMWKDGKPKKWYYAIPIIVIWLFVIGLIVKIIWL, from the coding sequence ATGCATATAAAAGAGAGCGTTCAAAAACTAAAAGCTGATATTCCGGTTGTCTATCTAGTGCTTAAAGATAAAGAGACGCCATTTTTTGCAAAGTTATTAGCAGGTATAACAGTTGTTTATGCTCTTTCACCTATTGATCTTATTCCTGATTTTATACCTGTTCTTGGATATTTAGATGATGTTATTATCTTACCTTTTTTTATTATTTGTACTATAAAACTGATTCCTAAAGAAATATGGCAAAGAAATCAATTATTAGCTATTGATATGTGGAAAGATGGTAAACCTAAGAAATGGTATTATGCTATTCCAATTATTGTGATATGGTTATTTGTAATAGGATTGATTGTAAAAATAATATGGTTGTAG
- a CDS encoding histidinol-phosphatase HisJ family protein, whose amino-acid sequence MYIDYHVHTRYSDDSSYMMEDVIKDAIEKGIEEICITDHVDYGIKYDWDEVETMVYRDGMPLANVDYVNWEKELKSLQEKYKGQINIKMGMEFGMQVHTIDRYQQLFHRYPFDFIILSVHQVEDQEFWTQDFQKGRTQQEYIERYYQELENLVTLYKDYSVLGHMDLIVRYDENGLYPFDQIKPMIQKILNIVIKDEKGIEVNTSYHRYGLNDMTPSRDILKLYRDLGGKIITIGSDSHKKEHLGAYIQSAKDELKKLGFEYYCTYEQMKPIFHRL is encoded by the coding sequence ATGTATATTGATTATCATGTTCATACTCGTTATAGTGATGATTCTAGCTATATGATGGAGGATGTTATAAAGGATGCTATTGAAAAAGGAATAGAAGAAATTTGTATAACTGATCATGTTGATTATGGAATAAAGTATGATTGGGATGAAGTAGAAACAATGGTTTATCGTGATGGTATGCCCCTTGCGAATGTTGATTATGTTAACTGGGAAAAGGAGTTAAAGTCTCTTCAAGAAAAATATAAGGGACAAATCAATATAAAGATGGGAATGGAGTTTGGTATGCAGGTACATACCATTGATAGATATCAACAATTGTTTCATCGTTATCCATTTGATTTTATTATTTTATCGGTTCATCAGGTTGAAGATCAAGAATTTTGGACTCAAGATTTTCAAAAGGGAAGGACTCAACAAGAATATATAGAAAGATATTATCAGGAATTAGAAAATCTAGTGACTCTATATAAGGATTATAGTGTTTTAGGGCATATGGATTTAATTGTACGCTATGATGAAAATGGTCTTTATCCATTTGATCAAATAAAACCAATGATTCAAAAGATATTAAACATTGTGATTAAAGATGAAAAAGGGATTGAAGTGAATACTTCATATCATCGTTATGGTTTAAATGATATGACACCTAGTCGTGATATTTTAAAATTATATAGAGATCTTGGAGGAAAAATCATAACAATAGGTAGTGATTCTCATAAAAAAGAACATTTAGGGGCATATATTCAAAGTGCAAAAGATGAATTAAAAAAATTAGGATTTGAATATTATTGTACATATGAACAAATGAAACCTATATTTCATCGATTATAG
- a CDS encoding flavoprotein: MKLIITDINDFHIPIKGEYEIIKPKDHIQNCIGCFGCWVKTPGKCVIHDGFEKTGIFMSQCTELILISQCSYGCVSPFVKMVQDRAISYIHPDFVIRQGEMHHKRRYSNIISLSAYFYGENMTDSEKETATHYIKANAVNYDGVVKNVSFYQSIKDLKEIVL; this comes from the coding sequence ATGAAATTAATTATTACAGATATCAACGATTTTCATATTCCTATAAAAGGTGAATATGAGATTATAAAACCAAAAGATCATATTCAAAATTGTATTGGTTGTTTTGGATGTTGGGTTAAAACACCAGGAAAATGTGTTATTCATGATGGCTTTGAAAAGACAGGGATTTTCATGAGTCAGTGTACAGAACTGATTTTGATTAGTCAATGTAGTTATGGTTGTGTCAGTCCTTTTGTAAAAATGGTACAAGATAGAGCTATTTCATATATTCATCCAGATTTTGTTATTCGTCAGGGAGAAATGCATCATAAACGTCGATATTCTAATATTATTTCGCTTTCAGCTTATTTTTATGGAGAAAATATGACAGATAGTGAAAAAGAAACTGCTACTCATTATATCAAGGCAAATGCTGTTAATTATGATGGAGTTGTTAAAAATGTATCTTTTTATCAATCAATAAAAGATTTAAAGGAGATTGTTTTATGA
- a CDS encoding NAD(P)H-dependent oxidoreductase, with protein MKIALINGSPKIKESTSGLLLKDVKSYIGERAEVLEIALHKPIISDQTIEELKTVDVFIFSCPLYVDGIPGHLLSCLCQLEKEDWQDCQISIYGIVNCGFYEGEQAKIALQILKNWTHKLNFDWGDGLGIGGGGALMQMPATQKNHGPKAPVDKALQTLAETIFQGNSQENQYVSIAFPRFLYRIAAQTGWRQLIRSNGGKIKDLAKQWNE; from the coding sequence ATGAAAATAGCACTGATAAATGGAAGCCCTAAGATTAAGGAAAGTACAAGTGGATTGTTGCTTAAAGATGTTAAATCTTATATTGGAGAAAGGGCAGAAGTGTTAGAAATAGCTTTGCATAAACCTATCATATCTGATCAAACTATAGAAGAACTAAAAACGGTAGATGTCTTTATCTTTTCGTGTCCTTTATATGTAGATGGAATTCCAGGACATTTGTTATCATGTCTTTGTCAGTTAGAAAAAGAAGATTGGCAGGATTGTCAAATATCCATTTATGGTATCGTGAATTGCGGTTTCTATGAAGGTGAACAAGCCAAAATTGCATTACAGATTTTAAAGAATTGGACACATAAATTAAATTTTGATTGGGGAGACGGTCTTGGTATTGGAGGCGGTGGTGCACTTATGCAGATGCCAGCGACTCAAAAGAATCATGGACCAAAAGCTCCTGTTGATAAAGCTCTACAAACTTTAGCTGAAACAATCTTTCAAGGGAATAGTCAGGAGAATCAATATGTATCAATTGCTTTTCCAAGATTCTTATATAGAATAGCTGCTCAAACAGGATGGCGACAATTAATCAGAAGTAATGGAGGAAAAATTAAGGATTTAGCTAAACAATGGAATGAATGA
- a CDS encoding MerR family transcriptional regulator: protein MLSIGEFSNICKVSTKTLRYYADIGLILPVEINPENGYRYYSIDQLETMLFINRLKSYHFSLTEIKNILELNESKETVLYMTLNQKKKEIEKQLQKYETNLKQIEEDMYNLKEGKSIMSFLEKIDVQCINVSPISILSIRKMVSENQFPQEYQHCFNELLQRMKEDNLTMVDAPLVLFHSDEFTPLGLDTEFAIPIKENGSGSRVFEPGLCLKTILYGSYLGLPAVYTRQREWAQQHGYESSNAVFEVYINDPHDVQNENDLITEIYYPIRKRESYESR from the coding sequence ATGTTATCAATTGGAGAGTTTTCAAATATATGTAAAGTATCTACAAAAACATTACGTTATTATGCAGATATAGGATTGATATTACCAGTAGAAATTAATCCAGAAAATGGATATCGATATTATTCTATTGATCAGTTAGAGACAATGTTATTCATTAATCGTTTAAAATCATATCATTTTTCATTAACTGAAATTAAAAATATTTTAGAATTAAATGAATCAAAAGAAACAGTTCTTTATATGACTTTAAATCAAAAGAAAAAAGAAATAGAAAAACAATTACAAAAATATGAAACAAACTTAAAACAAATAGAAGAAGATATGTATAATCTAAAAGAAGGAAAAAGTATTATGTCTTTTTTAGAAAAGATAGATGTTCAATGTATAAATGTATCTCCTATATCTATTTTAAGTATCCGTAAAATGGTATCTGAAAATCAATTCCCTCAAGAATATCAACATTGTTTCAATGAACTCTTACAAAGAATGAAAGAAGATAATCTAACAATGGTTGATGCTCCACTTGTTCTTTTTCATAGTGATGAATTTACACCATTAGGATTAGATACTGAATTTGCTATTCCAATTAAAGAAAATGGATCAGGAAGCAGAGTCTTTGAGCCAGGATTATGTTTAAAAACAATTCTCTATGGTTCTTATTTAGGACTGCCAGCAGTTTACACAAGACAAAGAGAATGGGCACAACAACATGGATATGAAAGTAGTAATGCTGTTTTTGAAGTTTATATTAATGATCCTCATGATGTTCAAAATGAAAATGATTTAATTACAGAAATCTATTATCCAATAAGAAAGAGAGAATCCTATGAATCAAGATAA
- a CDS encoding serine hydrolase domain-containing protein, which produces MNQDKIKELEEKINEEYNNTVGIVVLKDHQLQYEHYFHEYDQNNYVHVYSVTKSILSILIGIAIDKGYIQNVHQKVLDFFPKYQVKKKELTIQNITIEHLLTMSAPYKYKDSPISYIKYFKSKDYLKSTLDLLGGKDAIGKFRYTPIIGPDILSGILVKATGQSVFDFATENLLKPLDITVEKNIVLKSAKEQMAFNESTTISGWVTDSQGLNTGAWGLTLSPIDMAKIGQLYLNDGQWEGQQIVSSKWLTESTQEHSEWEENHLKYGYLWWIINEDERACAAMGDGGNVIYFNKQKNLVVSIASLFIPEAKDRITLIQEYIEPLFE; this is translated from the coding sequence ATGAATCAAGATAAAATAAAAGAATTAGAAGAGAAAATAAATGAAGAATACAATAATACTGTAGGTATTGTTGTACTTAAAGATCATCAATTACAATATGAACATTACTTTCATGAATATGATCAAAATAATTATGTCCATGTTTATTCAGTTACAAAAAGTATTTTATCTATACTTATAGGAATTGCAATTGACAAAGGATATATCCAAAATGTTCATCAAAAAGTTCTAGATTTCTTTCCCAAATATCAAGTCAAAAAGAAAGAATTAACAATTCAAAATATCACAATAGAACATTTATTAACAATGAGTGCTCCATATAAATATAAAGATTCACCTATATCTTATATAAAATACTTTAAAAGCAAAGACTATTTAAAATCAACTTTAGATTTATTAGGCGGTAAAGATGCGATTGGAAAATTCCGTTATACCCCTATAATTGGACCAGATATTTTATCAGGTATTCTTGTAAAAGCAACTGGTCAATCAGTTTTTGATTTTGCAACTGAAAACTTATTGAAACCTTTAGATATAACAGTTGAAAAAAATATTGTTTTAAAGAGTGCTAAAGAACAAATGGCATTCAATGAATCTACAACAATAAGTGGTTGGGTTACTGATTCACAAGGACTTAATACTGGAGCATGGGGATTAACACTTTCACCAATAGATATGGCAAAGATTGGTCAATTGTATTTAAATGATGGACAATGGGAAGGACAACAAATTGTATCGTCAAAATGGTTGACTGAGAGTACTCAAGAACATAGTGAGTGGGAAGAAAACCATTTAAAATATGGATATCTTTGGTGGATTATTAATGAGGATGAAAGAGCTTGTGCAGCTATGGGAGATGGTGGAAATGTTATTTATTTTAATAAACAAAAGAATTTGGTTGTTTCAATAGCTTCTCTATTTATTCCTGAGGCTAAAGATCGTATAACACTTATTCAAGAATATATTGAACCCCTTTTTGAATGA